In the genome of Neovison vison isolate M4711 chromosome 3, ASM_NN_V1, whole genome shotgun sequence, one region contains:
- the LOC122903139 gene encoding LOW QUALITY PROTEIN: uncharacterized protein LOC122903139 (The sequence of the model RefSeq protein was modified relative to this genomic sequence to represent the inferred CDS: inserted 2 bases in 2 codons; deleted 1 base in 1 codon; substituted 2 bases at 2 genomic stop codons), which translates to MGQTVTTPLSLTLNHWSDVRDRANNQSMEIRKKKWVTFCSSEWPTFNVGWPRDGTFNLDIISQVEAKVFSPGPHGHPDQVPYIVTWRALASDPPLWVQPFVPLPKPCSSPITPTAPPPLEEQLPHPQPTPTSSTPTSSSLYPALTPLQDKSPKPPKPAPVLPPDTGSPLIDLLTEEPPPYPEAATEEQEPVSPASPIAGRLRDRRAQPPSPASQAFPLREGPNGRPQYWPFTASDLYNWKQHNPPFSKDPAALTNLIESILVTHQPTWDDCQQLLQTLLTSEEKQRVLLEARKNVPGDDGRPTQLPNEIDAAFPLTRPNWDFATPADREHLHLYRQLLIAGLRAAARRPTNLAQVKQVIQGKEETPSAFLERLKEAYRMYTPYDPDDEGQATSVSMSFIWQSSPDIRSKLQRLEGLYGYTLSDLLKEAEKVFNKRETPEEKEERMWLRMKEAQDERDKKRSKELTKVLATVVTQGQNREGVRLGEQERRGARLDKDQCAYCKERGHWARECPKNPKNLRGPPTPKPLTSLLTLEDYGGRGQEPXPEPRITLNVGGQPVTFLVDTGAQHSVLTQTLGPLSNWTAWVQGATGGKNYRWTTERRVQLATGKVTHSFLHVPDCPYPLLGRDLLTKLKAQIHFDSEGAAITGPNGGPLQVLTLHLEKEYRLYEPERPPEVQIEAWLKEFPTAWVETGGMGMAYQQPPLLIQLKTTATPVLIKQYPISHEARQGIRPHIKRLLDQGILIPCRSPWNTPLLPVKKPGTGDYRPVQDLREVNKRVEDIHPSVPNPYNLLSTLPPSHEWYTVLDLKDAFFCLRLHPESQPLFAFEWRDPDLGLSGQLTWTRLTQGFKNSPTLFDEALHRDLVDFRVQHPSLVLLQYVDDLLLAANTEENCLNGTKALLQVLGQLGYRASAKKAQICQKQVTYLGYQLREGQRWLTEARKQAILCIPTPTALRQLREFLGTAGFCRLWIPGFVEMAAPLLPLTKQGAQFHWGEEQQQAFFNIKKALLESPALGLPDVTKAFELFIDEKQGYAKGVLTQRLGPWKRPVAYLSKKLDPVAAGWPPCLRMVAAIAILVKDAGKLTLGQSLTILAPHAVEXLVKQPPDRWLSNARLTHYQAMLLDTDRVQFGPVVSLNPATLLPLPRAMETHDCLQILAEVHGTRKDLTDQPLMGADYTWYTDGSSFLHNGEQRAGAAVTSETEVIWSKTLSPGTSAQRAELIALTQALQMAEGKKLNVYTDSHYAFATAHVHGEIYRRRGLLTSEGKEIKNKPEILALLKALFLPRRLSIMHCPGHQKDNSPVARGNQLADQAAKKAALRERETGPILTLDARPPQEKKPMKYSSEDQELLKKMRATWDPKEGAWIMNEKVVMPTSYSHHIVQSLHSLTHLSKKKNENPSRXXNQSCVLLNQDKALQQVIKNCLVCAQVNARRTYAAPGVRIRGHRPGVHWEIDFTEVKPGLYGYRYLLVFVDTFSGWVEAFPTKHETSNVVTKKLLEEIFPRYGIPQVLGTDNGPAFVSQVSQKVAKLLGIDWKLHCAYRPQSSGQVERMNRTIKETLTKLTLATGSRDWVLLLPLALYRARNTPGPLGLTPFEILYGAPPPIVNFLNPIDPNISSFAHRATLQAHLQALQIVQKEVWRPLAAAYREQLKNPTVPHQFQIGDSVWVRRHQAKSLEPRWKGPYTVLLTTPMALKVDGIAAWIHASHAKPAHLGPDDSAKPDLKEKWRVQHTQNPLKIRLMRS; encoded by the exons ATGGGACAGACGGtaaccacccccttaagtctgaCCCTAAACCATTGGAGCGACGTCCGGGACCGGGCGAACAACCAGTcgatggaaataagaaaaaagaaatgggtcacCTTCTGTTCCTCCGAATGGCCCACTTTCAATGTAGGATGGCCACGCGATGGTACCTTTAACCTCGATATTATTTCTCAGGTGGAAGCCAAAGTTTTCAGCCCCGGACCCCATGGACACCCCGATCAGGTGCCCTACATTGTCACCTGGAGGGCTCTGGCTTCAGACCCCCCACTTTGGGTCCAACCCTTTGTTCCCCTTCCTAAACCCTGCTCTTCCCCTAtcacccccaccgccccgcctCCCCTAGAAGAGCAATTGCCCCATCCCCAACCCACTCCTACTTCCTCAActcctacttcctcttctctttacccTGCCCTCACCCCGCTCCAGGACAAGTCCCCAAAACCCCCCAAGCCTGCTCCTGTTTTGCCTCCAGACACTGGGTCCCCTCTTATCGACCTGTTAACAGAAGAACCCCCTCCATACCCGGAGGCTGCAACAGAAGAGCAAGAGCCTGTTTCGCCGGCGTCACCCATTGCGGGGCGACTCAGGGACCGACGTGCGCAGCCACCAAGCCCAGCCTCCCAGGCTTTCCCTTTGAGGGAGGGTCCTAATGGTCGGCCACAGTACTGGCCCTTCACCGCTTCTGACCTCTATAACTGGAAGCAACATAACCCCCCCTTCTCTAAGGACCCCGCTGCCCTGACTAACTTAATTGAATCTATTCTAGTTACCCATCAACCCACTTGGGATGATTGTCAACAGCTGTTACAGACTCTGCTGACCTCGGAGGAAAAACAGAGAGTCCTCCTAGAAGCCCGAAAAAACGTACCGGGTGATGATGGGCGGCCAACCCAGTTGCCCAATGAGATCGACGCAGCTTTTCCCTTAACCCGCCCTAATTGGGACTTTGCCACCCCTGCAGATAGGGAGCACCTTCATCTCTATCGCCAGTTGCTCATAGCGGGTCTCCGAGCAGCCGCGAGACGGCCCActaatttggctcaggttaagcaagtaatacaggggaaggaagagacacCTTCTGCCTTCCTAGAAAGACTTAAGGAGGCTTATAGAATGTACACCCCATATGACCCTGATGATGAAGGGCAAGCAACTAGTGTGTCGATGTCCTTTATCTGGCAGTCTAGCCCTGACATTAGGAGCAAACTACAGAGATTAGAAGGGCTATATGGGTATACACTTTCTGACTTattaaaagaggcagaaaaggtgttcaataagagagaaactccagaagagaaagaagagagaatgtggCTAAGAATGAAAGAGGCACAGGACGAGAGAGACAAGAAGCGGAGCAAGGAATTGACTAAGGTATTGGCCACCGTAGTTACTCAGGGACAGAACAGAGAGGGAGTCAGACTGGGAGAACAAGAACGAAGAGGGGCCAGACTAGACAAAGACCAGTGTGCCtattgtaaggaaagaggacactgggcACGAGAGTGTCCCAAAAATCCCAAGaatctcagaggacccccaaCGCCTAAACCACTGACTTCCCTACTGACGTTAGAAGACTATGGAGGTCggggccaggagc cccccGAGCCCAGGATAACTTTGAACGTCGGAGGGCAGCCAGTCACCTTCCTAGTAGACACCGGGGCCCAGCACTCAGTCTTAACCCAGACTCTAGGACCCCTCAGCAACTGGACTgcctgggtacaaggagcaactgGAGGAAAGAATTATCGATGGACCACAGAACGCAGAGTCCAGTTGGCTACCGGTAAGGTGACTCATTCGTTTTTACATGTACCTGATTGTCCCTACCCGTTACTGGGAAGAGACCTTCTAACCAAATTAAAGGCCCAAATCCACTTTGACTCGGAAGGGGCGGCGATAACCGGCCCCAACGGGGGACCCTTACAGGTCTTAACCCTCCATTTGGAAAAAGAATACAGACTATATGAACCTGAGCGACCCCCAGAGGTCCAAATTGAGGCCTGGCTAAAAGAATTCCCTACGGCCTGGGTGGAAACGGGGGGCATGGGAATGGCTTATCAACAACCCCCCCTCTTAATCCAACTCAAGACAACAGCCACCCCAGTGTTGATAAAACAATACCCAATATCTCATGAAGCCCGCCAAGGCATAAGGCCCCATATTAAGAGACTTCTCGATCAAGGGATCCTAATTCCCTGCCGATCACCTTGGAATACACCCCTCTTGCCAGTAAAAAAACCCGGCACAGGAGATTACCGGCCAGTACAGGATCTGAGAGAAGTTAACAAAAGAGTTGAGGACATACATCCCTCCGTGCCCAATCCATATAATCTACTGAGCACTCTACCCCCTTCCCATGAATGGTATACGGTGCTAGATTTGAAAGATGCCTTTTTCTGCTTAAGACTACATCCAGAGAGCCAACCACTCTTCGCCTTTGAGTGGAGGGACCCAGATCTTGGGCTCTCAGGACAGCTAACTTGGACCCGGCTTACCCAGGGTTTCAAGAACAGTCCCACTCTGTTTGACGAGGCGCTGCACAGAGACTTAGTTGATTTCCGGGTGCAGCATCCCTCCCTGGTGCTTCTTCAATATGTCGACGATCTCCTCCTGGCTGCTAACACCGAGGAGAACTGCCTGAACGGCACCAAAGCTCTCTTACAGGTCCTGGGACAGTTAGGGTACCGAGCCTCAGCTAAAAAGGCCCAGATATGCCAAAAACAAGTCACCTACTTGGGATATCAgctgagggaaggacagagatggcTCACTGAGGCACGAAAGCAAGCTATCCTCTGCATTCCCACACCCACTGCCCTGCGCCAGCTAAGGGAATTTTTGGGAACCGCTGGATTCTGCCGCCTGTGGATCCCTGGGTTTGTGGAAATGGCAGCCCCCTTATTACCCCTCACTAAGCAAGGGGCTCAGTTCCATTGGGGCGAGGAGCAGCAACAGGCCTTTTTCAACATCAAAAAGGCTTTACTAGAatccccagccctgggactcCCAGATGTGACTAAGGCCTTCGAACTGTTCATAGATGAAAAACAGGGCTATGCCAAGGGAGTATTAACCCAAAGGCTAGGGCCTTGGAAGCGCCCGGTGGCCTACCTGTCAAAGAAGTTAGACCCTGTGGCCGCTGGTTGGCCACCCTGTCTACGAATGGTGGCTGCCATCGCCATACTAGTCAAGGACGCGGGCAAGCTAACTTTAGGCCAATCACTGACCATCTTGGCCCCTCATGCGGTTG CCTTGGTCAAGCAGCCCCCAGACAGGTGGCTCTCCAATGCTCGCCTGACTCATTATCAGGCCATGCTCCTGGACACTGATCGTGTACAGTTCGGGCCTGTGGTGTCACTCAACCCTGCCACCCTACTCCCCTTACCCAGGGCAATGGAAACACATGATTGCCTCCAGATTCTGGCTGAAGTCCATGGCACCCGAAAGGATCTGACGgaccagcccctcatgggagcggACTACACCTGGTATACAGATGGCAGTAGCTTCCTGCACAATGGCGAGCAAAGAGCGGGAGCTGCAGTGACAAGTGAGACAGAGGTAATCTGGTCCAAGACGCTATCCCCTGGGACATCAGCTCAGCGGGCGGAACTCATCGCCCTGACCCAGGCTCTGCAGAtggcagaaggtaagaaactAAACGTTTATACCGACAGCCACTATGCCTTTGCTACGGCCCACGTGCATGGTGAAATCTATCGGAGGAGAGGGCTTCTCACCtccgaaggaaaagaaattaaaaataaacctgaaatacTGGCTCTGCTCAAAGCTCTGTTCCTGCCCCGAAGGTTGAGCATTATGCATTGCCCGGGCCACCAAAAGGATAATAGCCCGGTGGCAAGAGGAAACCAGCTGGCAGATCAAGCTGCCAAGAAAGCTgccctgagggagagagagactgggcCCATCCTCACCCTGGACGCACGGCccccacaagaaaaaaaacctatgaaGTACAGTTCGGAGGATCAGGAGTTGCTAAAGAAAATGAGGGCTACATGGGACCCGAAAGAAGGGGCATGGATCATGAACGAAAAAGTTGTTATGCCCACTTCATATTCTCACCACATAGTTCAGTCTTTGCACTCTCTGACCCacctaagcaaaaaaaaaaatgaaaacccttCTAGATAATGA AATCAGTCTTGTGTATTATTAAACCAAGACAAAGCGTTGCAACAAGTAATTAAAAATTGCCTAGTCTGCGCACAGGTAAATGCAAGAAGAACCTATGCTGCCCCTGGAGTGCGCATTCGAGGACACCGCCCTGGCGTTCACTGGGAAATCGACTTCACAGAAGTAAAACCTGGACTCTATGGATACAGGTATTTGTTAGTCTTTGTGGACACTTTTTCAGGATGGGTAGAAGCCTTCCCCACCAAGCATGAGACTTCGAATGTGGTTACCAAGAAACTACTTGAAGAGATCTTCCCCAGATATGGGATACCCCAGGTATTGGGTACCGACAATGGTCCAGCCTTCGTCTCCCAGGTAAGTCAAAAGGTGGCCAAGTTATTGGGGATTgattggaaattacattgtgcatATAGACCCCAAAGCTCAGGACAGGTAGAACGGATGAATAGAACAATCAAGGAGACTTTAACTAAATTAACGCTTGCAACTGGCTCTAGGGActgggtcctcctcctgcccctggccctaTATAGGGCCAGGAACACCCCTGGGCCCCTAGGGTTGACTCCTTTTGAAATACTATATGGGGCCCCACCCCCTATTGTAAATTTCCTTAATCCTATTGATCCTAATATTTCCTCTTTTGCCCACCGTGCTACTTTACAAGCCCACCTCCAGGCACTCCAGATCGTCCAGAAAGAGGTCTGGAGACCACTGGCTGCGGCTTACCGGGAGCAGCTAAAAAATCCAACTGTGCCACATCAGTTCCAGATCGGCGACTCTGTCTGGGTCCGCAGGCATCAGGCCAAAAGCCTTGAGCCCCGATGGAAGGGACCCTACACCGTTCTCCTGACCACCCCGATGGCGCTAAAAGTCGACGGCATCGCGGCTTGGATCCACGCCTCCCATGCGAAACCAGCTCATCTGGGACCAGACGACTCGGCAAAACCCGATCTCAAGGAGAAATGGCGAGTTCAGCACACTCAAAATCCACTAAAGATAAGACTCATGCGATCCTAA